The Pyrodictium delaneyi genome contains a region encoding:
- a CDS encoding helix-turn-helix domain-containing protein has protein sequence MNEKDTHKVDIEERLERLEILLEKVLERISRLERILALNNDETARIASQLVVALALPAIEALEAARRVVAVTSSLEDPVSRSIVEVLADCEPLSISEITRRLRKLRGHASRTTVRKRLQILEKRGIVANIGTTARPLYTLTICIREDGEQNYE, from the coding sequence TTGAACGAGAAGGATACACATAAAGTAGATATTGAGGAGAGGCTTGAAAGGCTCGAGATACTCCTAGAAAAGGTGTTAGAACGTATATCCAGGCTTGAGAGGATCCTAGCCTTAAACAATGATGAAACGGCGAGGATTGCTAGCCAGTTAGTAGTAGCGCTAGCGTTACCAGCCATAGAGGCTCTAGAGGCTGCACGACGTGTTGTAGCGGTAACTAGTAGCCTAGAAGACCCTGTCTCGCGTAGCATAGTAGAGGTTCTTGCGGACTGCGAGCCCTTATCCATATCGGAGATTACGCGTCGTCTCCGAAAGCTTAGAGGACATGCATCGCGTACAACAGTACGAAAACGTCTTCAAATCCTAGAAAAACGCGGAATAGTAGCAAACATCGGCACAACTGCTAGGCCGCTCTATACTCTCACGATATGCATTAGAGAGGATGGTGAACAAAACTATGAATAA
- a CDS encoding NitrOD5 domain-containing protein: MNSGNSASNRPDKYELVETIQREIRRHAPGLSAVLNLHSKRKYGISFANLSLMSPSKAYRLLTELYGNERGRLVAELVISKPLAALAKSRIDPNQLLKLAEKGKDAEILRMLGLFGFEAEAEKTTADMSAVISEALSCAILIEELTSNIYKRLADCAGGVTSIAFTYIASESSTHADIFGFIAKDLGIDVDENKCPVEPGGLMEQLKKMNRKLSEECPRRTELFNILRFLASLEEHVGEEDYTRILIPALRTVMSKKDIDVYETILESIIRDEENHATILQRVYERLSSLSQSTGHSERQTSNRVDTT; encoded by the coding sequence ATGAACAGCGGTAACTCAGCTAGCAATAGGCCGGATAAATACGAGCTTGTTGAAACTATACAGCGAGAAATCCGTAGACATGCGCCAGGGCTATCTGCTGTATTAAATCTACACTCTAAAAGAAAGTATGGTATCAGCTTTGCTAATCTCTCATTGATGTCTCCCTCTAAGGCATATCGTCTGCTAACTGAATTATACGGAAATGAACGCGGCCGCCTAGTAGCCGAGCTGGTAATATCTAAGCCGCTTGCAGCACTAGCTAAATCAAGGATAGACCCGAATCAATTATTGAAACTGGCTGAAAAGGGCAAAGATGCAGAGATATTAAGAATGCTAGGTCTTTTCGGCTTCGAGGCTGAAGCCGAAAAAACAACAGCAGACATGAGCGCAGTAATCAGCGAAGCACTATCCTGTGCAATCCTCATCGAGGAACTCACATCTAACATATACAAGCGGCTCGCTGATTGTGCTGGAGGCGTTACGAGCATCGCTTTCACCTATATAGCTAGTGAAAGTAGTACGCACGCAGACATCTTTGGCTTCATTGCGAAAGACCTTGGGATAGACGTGGACGAGAACAAGTGCCCGGTCGAACCTGGCGGACTAATGGAGCAGCTCAAGAAGATGAATAGGAAGCTTTCCGAGGAATGTCCCAGAAGAACTGAATTATTCAATATTCTCCGCTTCCTGGCATCACTTGAGGAACATGTTGGCGAGGAAGACTATACTAGAATACTCATACCAGCACTTAGAACAGTAATGAGCAAGAAGGATATCGACGTATATGAGACGATACTTGAGTCTATAATTCGTGACGAGGAGAACCATGCAACAATTCTGCAACGTGTCTACGAGCGTCTATCCTCCCTTAGCCAGTCTACTGGCCACTCTGAACGCCAAACATCCAATAGGGTAGACACTACATAA
- the aroE gene encoding shikimate dehydrogenase, with the protein MGALGCSPSTRLYGLIGSPISHSLSPAIHCAVYRAAGIDAVYLAWDTPQEKLEERVKALRNLAGGFNVTIPLKEAVLGLLDSLDEAAEAIGAVNTVSVEDGSLTGYNTDYLGVAECLRGHRPRVALIVGAGGAARAAVYALRDLGAVKVIIANRSLGRAQRLAEWSKSLGLDALAVSLSEAAGWASRADTVVNATPLGSEACCPGEAPPVLDGLHEGQVVFDMVYRPLETLLLKRAREAGARTVDGLCMLVWQALYADKIWLGVEPTSELYEVARRAALDAMKA; encoded by the coding sequence GTGGGGGCTCTAGGCTGCAGTCCCTCGACTAGACTCTACGGGCTTATCGGGAGCCCTATATCTCATAGCCTAAGCCCAGCAATACACTGCGCTGTATACCGTGCAGCCGGTATCGACGCTGTCTACCTGGCTTGGGACACCCCCCAGGAGAAGCTAGAGGAGCGGGTAAAAGCGCTCCGCAACCTAGCAGGAGGCTTCAACGTCACTATACCCCTCAAGGAGGCGGTACTGGGGCTCCTAGACAGCCTAGACGAGGCCGCCGAAGCGATAGGCGCTGTCAACACCGTCAGCGTTGAGGACGGGAGTCTAACCGGCTATAATACCGACTATCTAGGCGTAGCCGAGTGTCTGCGAGGCCACAGACCCCGGGTAGCCCTCATCGTGGGTGCTGGGGGCGCAGCCCGGGCCGCTGTCTACGCGCTACGGGACCTTGGCGCTGTGAAGGTGATTATCGCTAACCGTAGCCTTGGACGCGCGCAGAGGTTGGCAGAGTGGAGCAAGAGTCTGGGCCTCGACGCTCTCGCCGTCTCCCTAAGCGAGGCTGCAGGATGGGCATCAAGAGCAGACACAGTGGTCAACGCGACGCCATTGGGCAGCGAGGCCTGCTGCCCAGGCGAGGCTCCCCCAGTGCTGGATGGACTACACGAGGGCCAGGTGGTCTTTGACATGGTATACCGGCCGCTGGAAACGCTGCTTCTGAAGAGGGCCCGGGAGGCTGGAGCCAGGACCGTGGACGGGCTGTGCATGCTTGTATGGCAGGCCCTCTACGCGGACAAGATATGGCTTGGAGTGGAGCCTACCTCTGAGCTATACGAGGTTGCCCGAAGGGCTGCCCTCGATGCTATGAAGGCCTAG
- a CDS encoding CopG family ribbon-helix-helix protein, with the protein MPIVSVSIPESLLEKVDNYVEKLGFVGRSELVREALRRMIEQLEATGEDRERRTWIIVTVTRHNGGSAADRRVIEAFHSHQPLVRALYHQLLDDNRCINIAVVEASTIELKPLMSTVRRIRGVERVWFIPI; encoded by the coding sequence ATGCCCATAGTGAGTGTCTCTATACCTGAGAGCCTGCTTGAGAAGGTGGACAACTATGTGGAAAAACTAGGCTTCGTGGGTCGCTCGGAGCTAGTACGGGAAGCACTGAGGCGGATGATTGAACAGCTAGAGGCGACCGGGGAGGACCGAGAGAGGAGAACCTGGATCATAGTGACAGTTACGCGACACAACGGGGGCTCGGCAGCAGATCGCAGAGTCATAGAGGCATTCCATAGCCACCAGCCGCTAGTGAGAGCGCTCTACCACCAATTGCTCGACGACAACCGCTGCATAAACATAGCAGTAGTGGAGGCATCGACTATCGAGCTGAAGCCCCTAATGTCTACTGTAAGGCGGATACGAGGCGTAGAAAGAGTATGGTTCATACCCATCTAG
- a CDS encoding heavy metal translocating P-type ATPase — protein MAKTHAVRLWITVLAVSLTALALELLGWDASSLIALLAVVLLTRFAWKLRERRVTIDLLMGFSLLVLYLEGMVFEATLVASLYAVAEIAEGLVEELARRRLTSLEELLPRSALVRRDGRVVEVSIGNVKPGDIVIVPHGGTVPVDSVLLSSYAVFDTSMVTGEHIPRRLERGSLVESGYVNMTGAAIELRAIRPAGESLLQLLVRETEEALARKTRIERLFERVIPAYIVLLFALYAAASITLGPDRGLVVILAGCPSAYIIASSYTYMLSISLLARRGIVVRGAQVLEKVPRVWAIVLDKTGTLTLGSLKVAKIVPGRRFDEKVVDIVAAAARASLHPASRAIAELSQEPLPVDYAREEPGRGVVAGVAGHHVVLGSRSFVEEYTGEKLPPSPCGSTTTVYAAVNGVYVAAFCLEEELDPSAVEVVEHLKNMGLRVLIASGDSHGPVRRVAEKLGVEFYAGFRPSDKTKLVEKLQARGPVMVVGDGVNDLPMLAAADVGAAVARIAPVAKSADAVLLKGLVGLRDLFNVSLRFHTAIMSSLIVATILKLLALVVGIGGASLPVVLVIGDDGATLTAVVAATARLIRGR, from the coding sequence GTGGCTAAAACACACGCCGTAAGACTATGGATTACAGTGCTAGCAGTCAGCCTTACAGCACTAGCTCTAGAGCTGTTAGGCTGGGACGCCAGCTCACTCATAGCACTACTCGCTGTGGTGCTTCTAACAAGGTTTGCATGGAAGCTTCGAGAGAGAAGAGTAACCATAGACCTCCTCATGGGGTTCTCGCTACTAGTACTCTACCTGGAAGGCATGGTCTTCGAGGCTACGCTAGTAGCTAGCCTCTACGCCGTTGCTGAGATAGCTGAGGGCCTGGTGGAGGAGCTTGCAAGACGCCGCTTGACAAGTCTTGAGGAGTTACTCCCACGTAGTGCACTTGTCCGCCGCGACGGGAGAGTAGTGGAAGTATCAATAGGTAATGTAAAGCCTGGGGATATAGTAATAGTCCCTCACGGCGGCACCGTGCCCGTAGACTCGGTGCTGCTAAGCAGCTATGCTGTATTCGACACCTCCATGGTGACTGGCGAACACATACCGAGACGACTCGAGCGAGGTTCGCTGGTCGAGAGCGGCTATGTTAACATGACAGGGGCTGCCATAGAGCTTCGAGCTATCCGGCCTGCAGGGGAGAGTCTACTACAGCTACTAGTGCGTGAAACCGAAGAGGCTCTAGCCCGAAAGACCCGCATTGAGAGATTGTTCGAGCGTGTTATCCCCGCGTATATTGTGCTTCTCTTCGCATTGTACGCTGCCGCATCGATAACCCTCGGGCCTGATAGGGGTCTTGTAGTCATACTGGCTGGGTGCCCGAGTGCTTACATAATAGCGTCTAGCTACACCTACATGCTCTCGATAAGTCTGCTAGCTCGCCGTGGGATCGTAGTCCGAGGAGCACAGGTCCTCGAAAAGGTGCCGCGTGTATGGGCTATAGTGCTCGATAAGACAGGTACGCTTACCCTAGGCTCGCTAAAGGTTGCAAAGATAGTACCGGGGAGACGTTTCGACGAAAAGGTAGTAGATATTGTGGCAGCAGCTGCCCGTGCAAGTCTACACCCTGCATCACGGGCTATCGCAGAGCTATCCCAGGAGCCATTACCCGTAGACTACGCCCGAGAAGAGCCAGGCCGTGGCGTCGTAGCTGGGGTCGCAGGTCACCACGTGGTGCTTGGTTCCCGCAGCTTCGTGGAAGAGTATACAGGGGAGAAGCTACCTCCAAGCCCCTGTGGGAGCACGACAACCGTCTACGCTGCTGTAAATGGCGTCTACGTGGCAGCCTTCTGTCTAGAGGAGGAACTAGACCCCAGCGCCGTTGAGGTCGTGGAACATCTGAAAAACATGGGACTCCGGGTATTGATCGCGAGTGGAGACTCCCACGGTCCAGTCCGCCGAGTAGCAGAGAAGCTCGGGGTAGAATTCTACGCAGGATTCCGGCCAAGCGATAAGACCAAGCTCGTAGAGAAGCTGCAGGCCCGCGGCCCCGTAATGGTGGTGGGCGACGGAGTTAACGACCTCCCTATGCTTGCAGCCGCAGATGTAGGTGCTGCAGTAGCCCGGATAGCCCCAGTAGCCAAGAGCGCGGATGCTGTACTATTAAAGGGTCTAGTAGGCCTCAGAGACCTCTTCAACGTATCGCTAAGGTTTCATACCGCAATTATGTCAAGCCTGATAGTTGCAACAATCCTCAAACTCCTAGCACTGGTAGTAGGTATCGGAGGAGCATCTCTCCCAGTAGTTTTAGTAATTGGAGATGATGGCGCAACATTGACAGCCGTAGTAGCAGCCACTGCTAGACTGATAAGGGGGCGTTAA
- a CDS encoding ferritin family protein: protein MPVPRKPRGPPTGPSYDDSRLAEELKVILREKASGFLTVLNFYSRQIYGYEYHVVLARSPASAFNVLETAYKSRALYVARNLLAKPLIEALGVIDVDINKVVELAAKGDDRGIMILLGLAEGEVYNEDSKVELYKAVSTALACALRVEKLTAEIYSQLAEKLDDTLTAALHYIARGSQAHAHVLEHIAETLKLETQHCMPEANDIISELEKLLEWLEDRDKISRREAIAILNKLASAEATTSEEEYMRLLVPLLEDAFEGKTLRLFHGLLESIIRDEENHEKIVRTIYDILLDENND, encoded by the coding sequence TTGCCAGTACCCCGGAAGCCTCGAGGTCCACCTACCGGACCCTCCTATGACGATTCTCGGCTTGCCGAGGAGTTGAAGGTTATTCTCCGTGAGAAGGCCTCTGGTTTCCTTACTGTGCTAAACTTCTACTCCCGTCAAATATATGGTTACGAGTACCATGTCGTACTAGCTCGCTCCCCTGCTTCCGCTTTTAACGTGCTTGAGACAGCATACAAAAGCAGAGCACTCTATGTAGCACGTAATCTCCTAGCAAAACCACTCATAGAAGCTCTAGGTGTAATAGATGTTGATATTAACAAGGTTGTTGAACTTGCTGCTAAAGGCGATGACAGAGGCATAATGATACTCCTCGGTCTAGCAGAAGGAGAAGTATATAATGAAGATTCTAAGGTCGAGCTCTATAAGGCAGTATCAACTGCACTAGCATGCGCATTAAGAGTTGAAAAACTTACAGCCGAGATCTATAGTCAACTCGCCGAAAAGCTCGATGATACACTCACTGCAGCATTACACTATATAGCTCGTGGTAGTCAAGCTCACGCACATGTACTCGAGCATATAGCTGAAACACTCAAGTTGGAAACGCAGCATTGTATGCCAGAGGCTAATGACATCATATCAGAGCTTGAGAAGTTACTTGAATGGCTAGAGGATAGAGACAAGATATCTCGAAGAGAAGCAATCGCAATACTAAATAAGCTTGCCAGCGCAGAAGCAACTACTAGCGAGGAGGAATACATGAGGCTACTAGTCCCACTTTTGGAAGACGCTTTTGAAGGCAAGACTTTACGTCTATTCCATGGTCTCCTTGAATCCATAATTAGGGACGAAGAAAATCATGAAAAGATAGTTAGGACTATCTATGATATACTCTTGGACGAAAATAACGATTAG
- a CDS encoding helix-turn-helix transcriptional regulator: MQAVRSRVIVVSAALLAVAMIIQLGTIHAEAELTNVPVVTIGGDGVVTVEVKGYAEPGLNEYPAPVPAIPATIEARLDGEIVPAIYSNNSVFIATSTSGNVSIRYIADVAEVNGILAFNITYDGLVKLYISPGVVLLDLPQGLVNATSSGGALILYVKGPSTVQYIVAAPAPAPAVTTTTTTTTQTETTPTTTTTATVTATATTTPTETTTTAVTTTTSPPQTQETTTTQTTTTQITETVTETETSPTETTTTTTTHIETETTAATTATMPAATSTAPAATAAEETRGGTSILPIVAVIIVVAAIGGYMVLRRGNFRSGGVGSPASLQVVSGATLDDVDRLILRKLREHGGSMLQSQLLRETGIPKTTLWRHVRRLAEQGYIKIEKEGKSNRLTLVREPPDENQRK, translated from the coding sequence ATGCAGGCTGTAAGATCCCGTGTAATAGTTGTCTCTGCAGCTCTACTGGCAGTAGCTATGATAATCCAGCTAGGAACAATCCATGCAGAAGCCGAGCTAACCAACGTGCCGGTTGTTACCATAGGCGGCGACGGTGTTGTAACTGTAGAGGTTAAAGGGTATGCTGAGCCTGGTCTCAACGAATACCCAGCGCCAGTACCAGCTATACCCGCTACTATAGAGGCGCGGCTTGATGGCGAGATAGTACCCGCTATCTACTCTAACAACAGTGTATTCATAGCGACCTCCACGAGCGGCAACGTCTCTATACGCTATATAGCCGACGTAGCCGAGGTTAACGGCATATTAGCGTTCAACATAACATACGATGGACTCGTAAAGCTCTACATAAGCCCCGGTGTTGTGCTTCTCGACCTCCCCCAGGGCCTGGTAAACGCTACTAGCAGTGGGGGCGCGCTGATACTTTACGTCAAGGGGCCTAGCACTGTACAGTACATCGTAGCAGCACCTGCGCCAGCACCAGCTGTAACGACCACGACAACTACAACGACCCAGACAGAGACTACACCGACAACGACCACTACAGCTACGGTAACTGCTACAGCCACGACAACACCAACAGAGACTACAACCACAGCAGTGACGACTACGACAAGCCCTCCACAGACACAGGAGACGACAACCACTCAGACAACGACTACACAAATTACAGAAACAGTTACTGAGACAGAAACTTCGCCAACAGAGACCACAACAACCACCACAACTCACATTGAGACAGAGACTACGGCTGCAACAACAGCCACTATGCCTGCTGCTACATCAACTGCACCAGCCGCAACAGCAGCTGAAGAGACGAGAGGCGGTACCTCCATACTACCGATAGTAGCTGTCATAATAGTTGTCGCTGCCATCGGCGGCTACATGGTGTTGCGAAGGGGAAATTTTCGTAGCGGGGGCGTAGGCTCTCCCGCATCACTCCAAGTAGTCTCCGGCGCTACCCTCGACGACGTAGACCGGCTAATACTCCGTAAACTACGTGAACACGGCGGCTCGATGCTGCAAAGTCAACTGCTGAGAGAGACCGGGATACCGAAGACCACGCTATGGAGACACGTGAGGAGGCTAGCAGAGCAAGGCTACATCAAGATAGAAAAGGAAGGTAAGTCCAATAGGCTGACGCTAGTAAGGGAGCCGCCAGATGAAAACCAACGGAAGTAG
- a CDS encoding indole-3-glycerol-phosphate synthase → MEHIPRGFLAEAYKRSRERTELLSSPPEPMSLRQAVEHTVQQEKRPALIIEYKRCSPRGFVAYHTPWSYLEATLPAADAYSVLVEPYWFCGSTELVAFFARYRPVLAKDFASSRAQLEEYRRASASAVLLILDMLGWKQLDTLYQEARSLGLEVLIETNNAEDAVETMHTYPEALVGINARNLETLEISYQRLLQEITKASARKPTAALLVAESSIDSAEKAVSLAQAGADALLIGTWAMKSPLEVRKLPERLRGYKLA, encoded by the coding sequence ATGGAGCACATCCCCAGGGGCTTCCTAGCGGAAGCCTACAAGCGGAGCCGGGAACGGACAGAGCTACTATCATCACCCCCGGAGCCGATGAGCCTTCGCCAAGCAGTAGAGCACACCGTCCAGCAGGAGAAGAGACCAGCACTGATAATCGAGTATAAACGGTGCAGCCCCCGAGGCTTCGTAGCCTACCACACGCCCTGGAGCTACCTAGAGGCAACACTGCCCGCCGCGGACGCCTACTCGGTGCTCGTAGAGCCCTACTGGTTCTGTGGCAGCACCGAACTCGTTGCCTTCTTCGCCCGGTACCGTCCCGTGCTAGCCAAGGATTTCGCCTCATCGCGGGCCCAGCTGGAGGAGTACCGGCGCGCTAGCGCCTCAGCTGTACTCCTCATATTGGACATGCTCGGCTGGAAACAGCTCGACACGCTCTACCAGGAGGCGAGAAGCCTGGGCTTAGAGGTACTCATAGAGACCAACAACGCGGAAGACGCGGTAGAGACCATGCACACCTACCCAGAGGCACTAGTCGGGATAAATGCACGAAACCTAGAAACCCTAGAGATAAGCTACCAGCGTCTCCTCCAAGAGATAACCAAGGCATCAGCCCGCAAACCTACTGCTGCACTACTTGTTGCAGAAAGTAGCATAGATAGTGCTGAGAAGGCTGTAAGTCTGGCACAAGCTGGGGCAGATGCTCTACTAATAGGCACCTGGGCAATGAAGAGTCCTCTGGAGGTACGTAAGCTCCCAGAAAGGCTAAGAGGATACAAGCTGGCATAA
- a CDS encoding anthranilate synthase component II, with translation MAYDTLVLIIDNYDSFVYNLVHVLAEQGARSIVVRNDEITISGVERINPDRIIISPGPGNPLVKRDVGISVELVRRLGPRIPILGVCMGHQVVGVAYGAKIRRARRIMHGKLDVIEHYGNRLYRGVPRVFTAVRYHSLVVGDPPEHLEVTARSRSDGEIMGLRHVEYPVHGVQFHPESVASPTGPRILRNFLDDPW, from the coding sequence TTGGCCTACGACACACTCGTCCTCATAATAGATAATTACGACAGCTTCGTCTACAACCTGGTGCACGTTCTTGCCGAGCAGGGCGCCCGCAGCATAGTGGTGAGGAACGATGAGATAACAATCTCAGGTGTCGAGAGAATAAACCCGGACAGGATCATAATATCGCCAGGCCCCGGTAACCCGCTGGTAAAACGCGACGTAGGCATATCAGTGGAGCTAGTCCGCCGCCTCGGCCCCCGCATCCCGATACTAGGCGTCTGTATGGGCCACCAGGTAGTCGGAGTGGCCTACGGTGCCAAGATACGCCGTGCTCGCAGGATAATGCACGGGAAGCTAGACGTGATAGAACACTACGGGAACAGGCTCTACCGCGGCGTCCCCCGAGTCTTCACTGCGGTCCGCTACCACAGCCTAGTCGTAGGCGATCCACCAGAGCACCTTGAGGTCACGGCCCGGAGCCGGAGCGACGGCGAGATAATGGGGCTAAGGCACGTCGAGTACCCCGTCCACGGAGTACAGTTCCACCCCGAGAGCGTAGCATCGCCCACAGGACCCAGGATACTACGCAACTTCCTAGACGACCCATGGTGA
- a CDS encoding anthranilate synthase component I family protein, whose product MQLADFMWQDCRRIPLSKAPESRRLAAWAEERTGYVALLESGSGPSEKARYTIVAYGARQVVEEYNPLEAYNALRRVAGSECTSIPCRNMVFGVVGYEAVAAAEPWLAPILKQHSWPVVAVFEPETLVVYDNARGHVTICPGDAEIGEQSIDGWVRARGPVEETPRQAFEAWVREAIELLARGEFLQVVLSRLERYEYKGRPIALYSRLADGNPSPYMFYMRLGERWIAGSSPELLVRMENGRLETHPIAGTRPRGKTPEEDLALEEELLRDEKEQAEHLMLVDLARNDLGRYAAPGTVRVTRFMDIEKYSAVQHIVSRVEAVALPGVDYATVLAAVNPAGTVSGAPKPRAMETIARLEDSPRGPYAGAAGVYAGYAGETAIVIRSIWSIDDSTVETRAGAGIVYDSRPEREYMETHHKLAAIRRALGVE is encoded by the coding sequence ATGCAGCTAGCAGACTTCATGTGGCAAGACTGTCGCCGTATACCCCTCTCTAAGGCGCCAGAGTCTCGCCGCCTCGCAGCCTGGGCAGAGGAGCGCACCGGGTACGTCGCGCTCCTAGAGAGCGGTAGCGGGCCTAGCGAGAAGGCTCGCTACACGATAGTAGCCTATGGCGCCCGCCAGGTGGTAGAGGAGTACAACCCTCTAGAGGCTTACAACGCTTTACGGCGGGTCGCCGGGAGCGAATGTACCAGTATACCATGCCGGAATATGGTGTTCGGTGTAGTCGGCTACGAGGCGGTAGCAGCAGCTGAGCCGTGGCTAGCACCCATACTGAAGCAGCATTCGTGGCCTGTAGTAGCGGTCTTTGAGCCGGAGACACTCGTAGTCTATGATAATGCACGTGGACATGTAACAATATGTCCGGGAGACGCTGAGATCGGCGAGCAGAGCATAGACGGCTGGGTCAGGGCCCGAGGCCCCGTCGAGGAGACACCTCGTCAAGCGTTCGAGGCCTGGGTCCGAGAGGCTATCGAGCTGCTGGCGAGAGGTGAGTTCCTCCAAGTGGTGCTCTCCCGGCTGGAGCGCTACGAGTACAAGGGGAGGCCCATAGCGCTCTATAGCCGGCTTGCGGACGGGAATCCGTCGCCCTACATGTTCTACATGAGGCTCGGGGAGCGCTGGATAGCGGGGTCTAGCCCAGAGCTGCTCGTCCGGATGGAGAACGGCCGGCTAGAGACGCACCCAATAGCCGGGACGAGGCCGCGAGGCAAGACGCCGGAAGAGGATCTCGCGCTTGAGGAGGAGCTACTCCGGGACGAGAAGGAGCAAGCTGAGCACCTCATGCTGGTGGACCTGGCTCGCAACGACCTGGGTCGCTACGCAGCCCCAGGCACAGTAAGAGTGACCCGGTTCATGGACATAGAGAAGTATAGCGCGGTGCAGCACATAGTTAGCCGTGTAGAGGCGGTGGCGCTCCCTGGCGTAGACTATGCGACCGTGCTAGCAGCGGTGAATCCTGCGGGTACGGTTTCAGGTGCCCCTAAGCCGCGCGCTATGGAGACAATTGCGCGTCTTGAGGACAGCCCCCGGGGGCCCTATGCAGGGGCTGCAGGCGTCTATGCAGGCTATGCTGGCGAGACAGCCATAGTGATAAGGAGCATATGGAGCATAGACGACTCGACGGTGGAGACACGAGCGGGCGCCGGCATAGTCTACGACTCCCGGCCCGAGCGGGAGTACATGGAGACACACCACAAGCTGGCTGCGATACGTCGTGCTCTAGGCGTAGAGTAG
- a CDS encoding phosphoribosylanthranilate isomerase, with the protein MLRPKLKICGLTRRDDVEALDGLADYLGFIVAREKVSPRVLEPSKARDLVETVAKSRRVLVAHGYTPHEALDLAARLEVFHVLQYHQPANPGELESLATGLEELGMGLAPVSLWNGERLAPDPCSVAQAVPVHEYLLVDALKTLKKRYRAGLRVPLDAYCRAVSCTERAAAAGGIDPGNVCLAASTGVYMIDVSSGVEAEPGRKDLEKVKQLIEVLGQCS; encoded by the coding sequence ATGCTGCGGCCAAAGCTGAAGATATGCGGGCTCACACGTAGAGACGACGTCGAAGCGCTTGACGGGCTAGCCGACTACCTCGGCTTCATAGTAGCCAGAGAGAAGGTGTCGCCCAGAGTGCTCGAACCCAGCAAGGCCCGCGACCTCGTGGAGACTGTAGCAAAGAGCCGTCGCGTCCTCGTAGCTCACGGCTATACACCGCATGAGGCCCTAGACCTGGCGGCGAGGCTAGAGGTGTTCCACGTGCTCCAGTATCACCAGCCTGCCAACCCAGGAGAGCTGGAAAGTCTGGCAACCGGTCTAGAGGAGCTAGGCATGGGACTGGCCCCCGTCTCGCTATGGAATGGAGAAAGACTAGCCCCTGACCCCTGCAGCGTAGCACAAGCCGTACCGGTCCATGAGTACCTCCTCGTAGATGCCTTGAAGACTCTCAAGAAGCGCTACCGGGCCGGGCTAAGGGTCCCTCTCGACGCCTACTGTCGTGCCGTCAGTTGTACAGAACGCGCAGCGGCAGCTGGCGGCATAGATCCAGGTAACGTCTGCCTAGCAGCTTCTACCGGGGTCTACATGATTGATGTGAGTAGTGGTGTTGAGGCCGAGCCTGGCCGCAAGGATCTAGAGAAGGTGAAGCAGCTGATAGAGGTGCTCGGGCAATGCAGCTAG